In the Advenella kashmirensis WT001 genome, one interval contains:
- a CDS encoding YidB family protein has protein sequence MINNQQGGLGGLAEKFQQGGLGDIFNSWVNKGENREISPDQVDTALGAETVDTIAAQSGQSRDDVLGSLSGILPQVVDKSTPEGQIPADGQARGENEVLNSLSSLFK, from the coding sequence ATGATCAATAACCAGCAGGGTGGCCTGGGTGGTCTGGCCGAGAAATTCCAGCAAGGCGGCCTGGGTGATATTTTCAACTCCTGGGTCAACAAGGGTGAAAACCGTGAGATTTCCCCGGACCAGGTCGATACCGCGCTGGGGGCCGAGACGGTTGATACCATCGCTGCCCAGTCGGGCCAGTCCCGTGACGACGTTCTGGGATCCTTGTCGGGTATTTTGCCGCAAGTGGTCGACAAATCCACACCAGAAGGCCAGATTCCGGCCGATGGGCAGGCCCGGGGCGAGAACGAAGTGCTCAATTCGCTTTCCTCACTGTTCAAATAG
- a CDS encoding AsmA family protein, protein MRNLVSDLMGSLIGSGTASLKQITYHGVVYNDVTAALNFTKDQLGITDIKSSIFDGQVQGDALINMKDDEVTTKLNFQDVSIEPLLKGLGMNPVMTGTGTFSLVFASRNTPEGANWLSNATGSLEGEARDGAISGFDLAPVLADPAAYANNIEQAGTWKFDPAAKTPYETLKTKLVLDKGELHFAHFSLLTDPLLIQADENLAVYNLINNQFSFPGKFVTRQPVTLNQDGLRVSIKQVTLPFELTGSPEGAQLKVKWQRLNNSPLGQFVKQRKDKEAEAQKQAAEQAAAQEAAVPAPEPQPGAATEGQPAPATAPTKPEGANGGSPSPAGQAAPVAPAAGDKPAAEPTTPAVPTPAPTK, encoded by the coding sequence GTGCGCAATCTGGTTAGCGACCTGATGGGTTCGCTTATCGGATCCGGCACCGCCAGCCTCAAACAGATTACCTATCATGGCGTGGTGTATAACGATGTGACGGCAGCCTTAAACTTCACCAAAGACCAGTTGGGTATCACCGATATCAAGTCCAGTATTTTTGACGGACAGGTGCAGGGCGATGCGTTGATCAATATGAAGGACGATGAAGTCACGACCAAACTCAATTTCCAGGACGTCTCCATTGAGCCGTTGCTCAAGGGGCTGGGTATGAATCCGGTCATGACCGGTACGGGCACCTTCTCGTTGGTCTTTGCTTCCAGAAATACACCCGAAGGCGCCAACTGGCTAAGCAATGCCACCGGCTCGCTTGAGGGTGAGGCGCGCGACGGCGCGATCAGCGGTTTTGATCTGGCGCCGGTGCTTGCCGATCCTGCAGCGTATGCCAATAACATTGAACAGGCTGGTACCTGGAAATTTGATCCGGCGGCCAAAACCCCGTATGAAACGCTGAAAACCAAACTGGTACTTGATAAGGGCGAATTGCATTTTGCGCATTTCAGTCTGCTGACCGATCCGCTGCTGATCCAGGCCGACGAAAATCTGGCGGTGTACAACCTGATCAATAACCAGTTTTCTTTCCCAGGCAAGTTTGTCACGCGCCAGCCGGTCACGCTGAATCAGGATGGCTTGCGCGTGAGCATTAAACAGGTAACCTTGCCGTTTGAATTAACCGGCTCGCCCGAGGGTGCGCAATTGAAGGTCAAGTGGCAGCGCCTGAACAATTCTCCGCTGGGCCAGTTCGTTAAGCAGCGCAAGGACAAAGAGGCAGAGGCGCAAAAGCAGGCCGCCGAGCAGGCTGCTGCACAGGAGGCCGCTGTGCCCGCGCCTGAGCCGCAACCTGGTGCAGCGACAGAAGGCCAGCCAGCGCCGGCGACAGCACCGACCAAACCCGAAGGTGCCAACGGCGGCAGCCCATCGCCCGCAGGGCAGGCCGCCCCCGTTGCACCTGCCGCAGGCGATAAACCGGCAGCTGAACCGACAACACCCGCTGTGCCCACACCCGCTCCCACTAAGTAG
- a CDS encoding AsmA family protein — protein sequence MKVWLKRILIGLVVLMLFAFVGAAVFLLTFDPNAYKHKIESIVQERYNRTMVIEGDLELSLFPRIGLSVRKISLSEPNSTTTFASIDSARFAVAIWPLMSNRLVVDHVAVSGLKGWIVRDEKGNFNFDDLLSQTPPTIEAVDPRFKSDEIRPSPAAAPESNSVLPQPKKTDFKIDIAGLEVQNGAIFYKDRLNNLDMRLNRMTVNTGRVTFDQPFDVSVTGNLEGARPVANASVNIQGLVKLDPVTKLYSARNLEANIKGVVGDVDVQTGTLTGDFEVDSFAHALTGSGIDLTISGKGAKGTGLRNLDMSLAAPKLNFDSTAPLLQMTNFAVKGTASDEDDESYEWVLNSPALDISPTGAGGKPLTGSVRIKGKEQFGVNFRMEGISGTSDALNVAQIKLEGAYARGNKRAVNFNISSPAKMDLARRLFALSAMSGNVVLKDVETREQNIPVIGTFSADFLKSVASFKADAVINSGKFSFDGNISRFDEPYVRFAVGADSVNLDELIDNVSGDAATAPATGNARSARSTAAG from the coding sequence ATGAAAGTCTGGCTTAAAAGAATTTTGATCGGCCTTGTGGTACTGATGCTGTTTGCCTTTGTCGGCGCAGCCGTCTTTTTACTGACGTTCGATCCGAACGCCTATAAACACAAGATCGAAAGCATTGTGCAGGAACGATACAACCGTACCATGGTCATCGAAGGCGACCTGGAGCTATCCCTGTTTCCGCGTATCGGTCTGTCGGTTCGAAAAATCTCACTGTCCGAACCCAATTCCACCACCACGTTTGCGTCTATCGACAGCGCCCGTTTTGCCGTGGCCATCTGGCCGCTGATGTCGAATCGTCTGGTGGTCGATCATGTTGCTGTCTCCGGTCTGAAGGGCTGGATCGTGCGCGATGAAAAAGGCAATTTTAACTTTGACGACCTGCTGAGCCAGACCCCGCCCACCATAGAGGCAGTTGATCCGCGCTTCAAAAGCGATGAAATTCGTCCGAGTCCTGCCGCAGCCCCCGAAAGCAACAGCGTTTTGCCACAGCCCAAAAAAACCGATTTTAAAATCGATATTGCCGGGCTTGAAGTGCAAAACGGCGCGATATTCTATAAGGACAGGCTGAACAATCTGGATATGCGCCTGAACCGGATGACGGTCAATACCGGCCGGGTCACATTTGATCAACCTTTCGATGTGTCTGTAACGGGCAATCTGGAAGGCGCAAGACCCGTTGCCAACGCCAGTGTGAATATCCAGGGCCTGGTCAAGCTGGACCCGGTCACCAAGCTGTATTCGGCGCGCAATCTGGAAGCCAATATCAAGGGCGTCGTGGGTGATGTGGATGTGCAAACCGGCACCCTGACCGGTGATTTTGAAGTCGATAGTTTTGCACACGCGCTTACCGGATCGGGTATTGATCTGACCATTTCGGGCAAGGGCGCCAAAGGCACGGGGTTGCGCAACCTGGATATGAGCCTGGCGGCGCCCAAGCTGAATTTTGATTCGACGGCGCCGCTGTTGCAGATGACCAATTTCGCGGTCAAGGGCACGGCCTCCGATGAAGACGACGAGAGCTACGAATGGGTGCTCAATTCGCCGGCGCTGGATATCTCGCCCACCGGGGCAGGCGGCAAGCCGTTGACCGGCTCTGTCCGGATCAAGGGCAAGGAACAGTTCGGCGTCAATTTCCGCATGGAAGGCATCAGCGGCACGTCCGATGCCCTGAATGTGGCTCAGATCAAGCTGGAAGGCGCATACGCCCGTGGCAATAAACGCGCGGTCAATTTCAATATTTCTTCGCCTGCCAAAATGGACTTGGCGCGGCGCCTGTTCGCGCTCTCGGCCATGAGTGGCAATGTGGTGCTCAAGGACGTGGAAACGCGGGAGCAGAACATTCCCGTGATCGGCACCTTCAGCGCCGATTTCCTCAAAAGTGTTGCCAGTTTCAAGGCCGATGCCGTCATCAATTCCGGCAAATTCAGTTTTGATGGCAATATTTCCAGGTTTGATGAGCCTTACGTGCGCTTTGCCGTGGGCGCAGATTCGGTGAATCTGGATGAGCTGATCGACAATGTGTCGGGTGATGCTGCCACCGCGCCCGCGACCGGCAACGCACGAAGCGCCCGCAGCACCGCAGCAGGCTGA
- a CDS encoding YfhL family 4Fe-4S dicluster ferredoxin → MALLITDECINCDVCEPQCPNEAIYMGVDFYEIDPAKCTECVGHHGEPQCQVVCPVECIEINPEWKESQDMLMAKFYKLTAVA, encoded by the coding sequence ATGGCCCTGCTGATTACCGATGAATGCATCAACTGCGACGTCTGCGAACCGCAGTGTCCCAATGAAGCCATCTATATGGGTGTGGATTTCTATGAAATCGACCCTGCCAAGTGCACCGAATGCGTTGGACACCATGGCGAGCCGCAATGTCAGGTGGTCTGTCCTGTCGAGTGTATTGAGATCAATCCGGAATGGAAAGAGTCTCAGGATATGCTCATGGCCAAGTTCTACAAGCTGACAGCCGTAGCCTGA
- the ychF gene encoding redox-regulated ATPase YchF: protein MALQCGIVGLPNVGKSTLFNALTKAGIAAENYPFCTIEPNVGIVEVPDERLNKLAEVVKPERILPATVEFVDIAGLVAGASKGEGLGNQFLANIRETDATVHVVRCFEDENVIHVAGQVNPISDIEVINTELALADMGTAEKALLRAQKTGRAGDKEAQRLAGLLEKIIAVLNEARSIRSMNLDKDDLDLIKPYCFITAKPAMYVANVKEDGFTDNPHLAAVQEFAAKENAPVVAVCAAIEAEIADLDDEDKNVFLADMGMDEPGLNRVIRAAFRLLGLQTYFTAGVKEVRAWTIHVGDTAPRAAAAIHTDFERGFIRAQTIAYEDFITHKGEQGAKEAGKMRAEGKEYIVKDGDVLNFLFNV, encoded by the coding sequence ATGGCTCTTCAATGTGGGATTGTCGGACTGCCCAACGTGGGCAAATCCACGCTCTTTAACGCCCTGACCAAAGCGGGCATCGCAGCGGAAAATTATCCGTTTTGCACCATCGAACCCAATGTCGGGATCGTGGAAGTACCCGATGAGCGCCTGAATAAACTGGCCGAAGTGGTCAAGCCTGAGCGCATTCTGCCGGCCACCGTCGAGTTTGTGGACATTGCCGGGCTGGTGGCGGGCGCCTCCAAGGGCGAGGGCCTGGGCAATCAGTTTCTGGCCAACATCCGTGAGACCGATGCGACGGTCCATGTTGTGCGCTGCTTTGAAGACGAAAACGTGATTCACGTGGCTGGTCAGGTCAACCCGATTTCCGATATCGAAGTGATCAATACCGAGCTGGCGCTGGCCGATATGGGCACTGCCGAAAAGGCGTTGTTGCGCGCCCAGAAGACTGGTCGCGCTGGCGACAAGGAAGCGCAGCGCCTGGCTGGCCTGCTGGAAAAAATCATTGCCGTTCTGAACGAGGCTCGCTCCATCCGCTCCATGAATCTGGATAAAGATGACCTGGATCTGATCAAGCCCTACTGTTTCATTACGGCCAAGCCTGCCATGTACGTGGCCAACGTGAAGGAAGACGGTTTTACCGACAACCCGCATCTGGCTGCAGTGCAGGAATTTGCCGCCAAAGAAAATGCGCCGGTCGTGGCCGTATGCGCAGCAATCGAAGCCGAGATTGCCGATCTGGACGATGAAGACAAAAACGTATTCCTGGCCGATATGGGCATGGATGAGCCGGGCTTGAACCGCGTGATTCGCGCCGCTTTTCGCCTGCTGGGCTTGCAAACCTACTTTACCGCGGGTGTCAAGGAAGTGCGCGCCTGGACGATTCATGTCGGCGATACCGCACCGCGCGCCGCCGCTGCGATCCATACAGACTTCGAACGCGGCTTTATTCGCGCCCAGACCATTGCCTATGAGGACTTTATTACGCATAAAGGCGAACAGGGTGCCAAGGAAGCCGGCAAAATGCGGGCCGAGGGCAAGGAATATATCGTCAAAGACGGCGATGTGCTGAATTTCCTGTTCAACGTATAA
- a CDS encoding MOSC N-terminal beta barrel domain-containing protein, whose translation MTTSDFQPIYQCPAIAGPVKPAAQLRWLLVDEQSRAVDRDDPALKQIELSIRFDYLVIRAPGMLRLDIPVDVLEDDEEAFEEAQLDGRALRVVSEGQLADAWFSKLLARPIRLVKLHPDEDLTA comes from the coding sequence ATGACAACATCAGATTTTCAGCCTATTTATCAATGCCCGGCTATTGCGGGGCCAGTCAAGCCCGCAGCACAATTGCGCTGGCTGCTTGTTGACGAGCAGTCGCGGGCGGTGGACCGGGACGATCCGGCCCTGAAACAAATCGAACTTTCCATTCGCTTCGATTACCTGGTCATTCGCGCGCCTGGCATGCTGCGGCTGGATATCCCGGTGGATGTGCTGGAAGATGATGAAGAGGCTTTTGAAGAGGCGCAGCTTGATGGACGTGCCTTGCGCGTGGTCAGCGAGGGGCAGTTGGCCGATGCGTGGTTCAGCAAGTTGCTGGCGCGGCCAATTCGGCTGGTCAAGCTGCATCCCGATGAAGACCTGACTGCCTGA